The following coding sequences are from one Coffea arabica cultivar ET-39 chromosome 11e, Coffea Arabica ET-39 HiFi, whole genome shotgun sequence window:
- the LOC140021418 gene encoding lysM domain receptor-like kinase 4, producing MMIHFWFLIWLSIGLSSGDQYYDETLCSSDGNLPGTRYICSSSPQECQTFLVYRADEKFQNVANISSLFNVTPEELLAKNNAISSSFHILEPGMEVLVPIVCSCIEQFYEANVNYIFPGSMTLVNVCCGVFEGLLKSITLIEANPSANTTLQVGSMLQIPLKCACPEKLSSNVGVRYLVTYPFIENDNPNKVSKKFSIPVGDLLEANHLDPLATVYPQTTILVPLKSEPSIIYDVPASEPPNSPGFVPTEPVRRRNKNTQLKRVYISVSVVGFVLVLVTLIACGLYFKALKKCKAENLNSFARRSPMTSCSTPRSSQLSGPTPAKSSNASCLSPDLLESIRYSLGNYSVEELKKATNDFSEETRLMDDVYKGIVDDSEILIKRTRFEDTRQVIEIHSKINHVNIVKLHGVCYGENDFSWSYLVFEFPGKGSLRRCLSSSDPSLRWNRRTQIAFDVATGLHYLHYCMVPPYTHMHVNSKNIFLTRSWRAKIAVYGGSMPPIGSSNDHESITSTGGWGVSSEHLVHGSVSENEDIFAFGIVLLELISAKEDLDGQSLIESTAFLGGGASDQGGCFNHLRNFVDPNLKEEYPLAEALCLAVLAKACIEDDPLHRPSMDDILKVLARMV from the coding sequence ATGATGATCCATTTTTGGTTTCTAATTTGGCTAAGCATTGGACTAAGCTCGGGTGATCAATACTATGATGAAACATTATGTTCTTCAGATGGTAATCTTCCGGGTACGAGGTACATCTGCAGTTCTTCGCCTCAAGAATGCCAAACTTTCTTGGTATACAGGGCAGACGAAAAGTTTCAGAATGTTGCAAATATCTCCAGCTTGTTTAACGTGACCCCCGAAGAATTACTTGCCAAGAACAATGCGATCTCATCTTCGTTTCACATTCTTGAGCCAGGCATGGAGGTCCTAGTTCCCATTGTTTGTTCATGCATCGAGCAATTTTATGAGGCAAATGTCAACTACATTTTTCCAGGGAGCATGACGTTAGTAAATGTTTGTTGTGGAGTATTTGAAGGTTTGCTGAAATCAATTACCTTGATTGAAGCAAATCCCTCAGCAAATACAACTCTCCAGGTTGGTTCAATGCTTCAGATTCCTCTGAAATGTGCCTGTCCTGAAAAACTCTCTAGCAATGTAGGGGTGAGATATCTTGTTACCTACCCATTTATCGAAAATGACAATCCTAATAAAGTGAGCAAAAAGTTCAGCATTCCTGTTGGTGATCTATTGGAAGCTAACCATTTGGATCCTTTAGCCACTGTTTATCCACAAACAACTATCCTAGTACCCCTAAAATCAGAACCATCAATTATTTACGATGTTCCAGCTTCCGAACCTCCAAATTCTCCAGGCTTTGTCCCCACAGAACCCGTAAGAAGACGCAACAAAAACACACAACTGAAGAGAGTGTACATTTCAGTTTCAGTTGTTGGCTTTGTTCTGGTTCTTGTGACTTTGATTGCTTGTGGTTTATATTTTAAAGCCTTAAAGAAATGCAAGGCCGAAAATTTAAATTCTTTTGCACGCAGAAGCCCCATGACCTCATGTTCGACGCCAAGGAGTTCACAATTATCTGGTCCAACACCAGCTAAAAGCTCAAACGCTTCATGTTTGTCTCCTGATTTGCTTGAAAGCATCAGGTATTCACTGGGCAACTATAGTGTAGAAGAGCTCAAGAAAGCTACAAATGATTTCAGTGAAGAAACTAGACTAATGGACGATGTTTACAAGGGGATCGTCGATGATTCTGAAATACTGATCAAACGAACAAGATTTGAGGACACAAGGCAAGTTATCGAAATCCATTCAAAAATTAACCATGTTAACATAGTTAAACTCCATGGCGTTTGTTATGGTGAAAATGACTTCTCTTGGTCTTATCTGGTGTTCGAGTTTCCGGGTAAAGGTAGTTTAAGAAGGTGTTTATCTAGCTCAGATCCATCTCTTAGGTGGAACCGCCGTACGCAAATAGCCTTTGATGTTGCAACAGGGCTACATTATTTACATTACTGTATGGTTCCTCCCTACACTCACATGCATGTAAAtagcaaaaatatttttctaacgCGAAGTTGGAGGGCGAAAATTGCAGTATATGGGGGAAGTATGCCGCCAATTGGATCCTCAAATGATCATGAAAGCATAACCAGCACTGGAGGGTGGGGTGTCTCATCAGAACATCTTGTTCATGGTTCAGTATCTGAAAATGAGGATATCTTTGCATTTGGGATTGTTTTACTTGAACTTATCTCAGCAAAGGAGGATTTGGATGGACAGTCATTGATTGAATCAACTGCATTTTTAGGAGGGGGTGCCAGTGATCAAGGAGGATGTTTTAATCACTTGAGGAATTTTGTGGATCCAAATCTAAAGGAAGAGTACCCTCTGGCAGAAGCACTGTGTCTTGCTGTTTTAGCTAAAGCTTGTATTGAAGATGATCCACTACACAGACCATCTATGGATGATATCCTTAAAGTCCTTGCCAGAATGGTTTAA
- the LOC140020931 gene encoding S-adenosylmethionine decarboxylase proenzyme-like, which yields MALPVSAIGFEGYEKRLEISFFEPSIFADPEGKGLRSLTKTQLDEILEPAECTIVSTLSNKYLDSYVLSESSLFVHPYKIIIKTCGTTKLLFSIPPILKLAESLSLTVRAVKYTRGSFIFPGAQSFPHRSFSEEVALLDSYFGKLGSGSKAFVMGDSGQPQKWHVYYASAGSEQSSDAVYTLEMCMTGLDREMASVFYRSQSSSAALMTVQSGIRKILPESEICDFEFDPCGYSMNSIEGDAISTIHVTPEDGFSYASFEAAGYDLKVVNLGLLIARVLACFEPSEFSIAVHADLSPKLLELTCSLDLKGYHLGEKCHEELGSDNSVVYQKFVKTVACGSPRSILKCCWKEDEEEEKE from the coding sequence ATGGCATTGCCAGTCTCTGCAATTGGTTTCGAAGGTTATGAAAAAAGGCTTGAAATTTCGTTCTTTGAACCAAGCATCTTTGCTGACCCTGAGGGTAAGGGTCTTAGGAGCCTTACCAAAACTCAGTTGGATGAGATCCTTGAACCAGCTGAGTGCACTATTGTTTCTACCCTGTCAAACAAGTATCTGGACTCCTATGTCCTCTCTGAATCAAGCCTCTTTGTTCATCCTTACAAGATAATTATCAAAACTTGTGGGACGACGAAGTTACTTTTCTCGATTCCTCCCATCCTGAAGTTAGCTgaatctctctctcttactgTGAGAGCTGTGAAGTATACACGTGGGAGCTTCATATTCCCTGGGGCACAATCATTTCCTCATCGCAGCTTCTCTGAGGAAGTTGCCCTCCTTGATAGCTATTTTGGGAAGCTTGGGTCAGGAAGCAAGGCTTTTGTTATGGGCGATTCTGGTCAGCCACAGAAATGGCATGTTTACTATGCCTCTGCTGGATCAGAGCAATCCTCTGATGCTGTTTATACACTAGAAATGTGTATGACTGGTTTGGACAGGGAGATGGCTTCTGTCTTTTACAGGAGTCAGTCAAGTTCTGCAGCTCTGATGACAGTACAATCAGGAATACGGAAGATTCTCCCAGAGTCTGAGATATGTGACTTTGAGTTTGATCCATGTGGTTATTCCATGAACTCTATTGAAGGGGATGCCATATCTACAATTCATGTTACGCCAGAAGATGGTTTCAGCTATGCAAGTTTCGAAGCTGCTGGATACGATCTGAAAGTTGTGAATCTTGGACTGCTGATTGCCAGGGTGTTGGCTTGTTTTGAGCCAAGCGAGTTTTCCATCGCCGTTCATGCTGATCTGTCTCCAAAGTTACTTGAACTGACATGCTCTTTGGATCTAAAGGGTTACCATCTTGGTGAGAAGTGCCATGAAGAGCTTGGATCTGACAATTCTGTTGTGTACCAGAAGTTTGTTAAGACTGTGGCCTGTGGATCTCCTAGGTCAATTCTGAAATGCTGCTGGAAAGAGGacgaggaagaagaaaaggagtaG